GCTCTTCATGATTTAGGGTATTTGCCAATACAAATTAAAGCTGTAGAAGAAGGGATAAGGGTAAATATTAAAACTCCAATGATTGAAATTAGCAATACTCACGATGACTTTGCATGGCTTGTAAACTATTTAGAAACACTTATGAGCTGTAATATATGGCAGGCAATGACTAGTGCTACTATTGCTTATAGATATAGAGAAATAGTTGAAAAGTATTTTAATCTGACTGTGGATAATGGAGAGGTGAGAAATGCCTGTGGAGATTTTAGTATGAGAGGTTTTAGTTCTGTAGAAAGTGCAGAGGTTAGTGGGGCAGCACATTTACTCTCATTTATAGGAACGGCAACGATACCTGCTATTAGTTTTTTAGAGAAATATTATAATTGCAATGTAGAAGAAGAATTAGTTGGAATTGGAACACCTTCTACAGAACACAGTGTAATGTGCAGCTATGGAGAAGATGAACTTACAGCATATAAAAGGCTTATAACTGAAGCATTTCCAAGTGGAATTTTGAGTATAGTATCAGACACTTATGATTACTGGAATGTTATAACAAATATACTTCCAAAGTTAAGGGATGACATTATAAATAGAGATGGAAAGATTGTTATCAGAGGAGACAGCGGAGATCCAGTAAAAATAATTTGTGGAGATAAGGATGCTTTAGTTGGCAGTAATGAATATAAGGGAACTGTTGAATTATTATGGGATATATTTGGTGGTGAGGTAAATTCAAAAGGTTATAAAGTTTTAAACAGTAAAATAGGTACGATTTATGGTGATAGTATAACTGTTCAAAGATGTGAACAGATTTGTAAGGAACTAGAGGAAAAAGGATTTGCAGTAAATAATTGCACCTTTGGTATAGGGTCATATACTTATCAATACAATACCAGAGATACTTTTGGATTTGCGTTAAAGGCTACTTATGCAGTAATAGATGGTAAAGAAAAGTTCATTTTTAAAGACCCTAAAACAGATAAGGATAATTTTAAAAAATCACAAAAGGGAATGTGCTATGTGTATAAAAATGGACAAGACATTTTATACAAGGATGAATTGACAATAGAAGAGCAGGCAAAATGTAAGGATAATTTATTACAAGTTGTGTTTAAGGATGGAAAATTGATAAAAGATTATTCGTTAAAAGAAATAAGAAATAGATTGTATGAAAGTTTTTAAGCAGAAGGATATATCTGACAGCTTAAGAATAGACAGGGAAATTGAATTAAAGCATGAATACAATAAACACAAAAGTACTTTGCCACCTAAGTATGAATTAAAATAAGTTATAAGCCGGGAAGTTAAGATCTCGGCTTATAAGATTGATTATGCTTCAGTAATATATTTTATAATAAGGTCAACTGTAGCTAACAATGCATCTACATGTGTTCTTTCATAGGCGTGAGATGCAAAAACACCAGGACCTATAAGGGCTGTTCTAACATCCCAACCAGCACGTAGTGCGGCAGAAGCATCTGAACCATAGTGAGGATATATGTCTAGCTTATATGAAATATTATTTTCCTTGCAGGTATGAACTAATTTTTTCCTAAGATCATAATCATAAGGACCAGAGGAATCTTTAGCACAAATACATACGCTATATTCTGATGAATTTTGATCGCAGCCAGGGGCTCCCATGTCAACAGCTATGAACTCTTTAGTTTTTTCAGGTAAAGCAGCACTAGAACCATGACCAACTTCTTCATAATTGCTTATATAGAAATTAGTTGTGTAAGGAAGTTTTATATTATTTTCATGAAGGTATTTAATTACATACATAAGAAGAGAAGCACTAGCCTTATCATCTAGATATCTACTTTTAATAAATTGTTTTTCAGTGATAGTTGTCCTTGTATCTATGCATATATAGTCTCCTACATCAATACCA
The genomic region above belongs to Clostridium sp. AWRP and contains:
- a CDS encoding nicotinate phosphoribosyltransferase gives rise to the protein MINPFLLTDFYKTIHHRCYAKGMTKLVSYWTPRKSRKEDMNKVVMFGLQPFIKKYLIEYFNENFFNKDKEAVISEYKRIISRTMGNMAADTKHIEALHDLGYLPIQIKAVEEGIRVNIKTPMIEISNTHDDFAWLVNYLETLMSCNIWQAMTSATIAYRYREIVEKYFNLTVDNGEVRNACGDFSMRGFSSVESAEVSGAAHLLSFIGTATIPAISFLEKYYNCNVEEELVGIGTPSTEHSVMCSYGEDELTAYKRLITEAFPSGILSIVSDTYDYWNVITNILPKLRDDIINRDGKIVIRGDSGDPVKIICGDKDALVGSNEYKGTVELLWDIFGGEVNSKGYKVLNSKIGTIYGDSITVQRCEQICKELEEKGFAVNNCTFGIGSYTYQYNTRDTFGFALKATYAVIDGKEKFIFKDPKTDKDNFKKSQKGMCYVYKNGQDILYKDELTIEEQAKCKDNLLQVVFKDGKLIKDYSLKEIRNRLYESF
- a CDS encoding M42 family metallopeptidase, with the translated sequence MCYDKNTILNILKTILSIPSPTGYSELVMQYIKDELNKINIPYKTTNKGALIVSFTGINDDYQRTFTSHVDTLGAMVKGIKENGTLSMVPIGGYMMSTLEGENCTIKTLDGISYSGTIQTTKPSVHISGDEANRLKRIPENMEVILDEKVFSKNDVAALGIDVGDYICIDTRTTITEKQFIKSRYLDDKASASLLMYVIKYLHENNIKLPYTTNFYISNYEEVGHGSSAALPEKTKEFIAVDMGAPGCDQNSSEYSVCICAKDSSGPYDYDLRKKLVHTCKENNISYKLDIYPHYGSDASAALRAGWDVRTALIGPGVFASHAYERTHVDALLATVDLIIKYITEA